The proteins below come from a single Chelmon rostratus isolate fCheRos1 chromosome 12, fCheRos1.pri, whole genome shotgun sequence genomic window:
- the LOC121614843 gene encoding angiopoietin-related protein 3-like, with amino-acid sequence MRITPAPLLFLLAAACAPALCGKEEQPVLQPEAPVETRSRFAALDDVRLLANGLLQLGQSLREFVQKTKRQINDILQKLNIFDHSFYQLSVLASEIKEEEEELKKTTVVLKANNEEIKGLSAEISSKVDSMLQEKGHLQNKLEGLERKLSSLSHNLMTSEQVAEINGLREVIHTQEQSITELLKAVREQSDQLNHQRVKIKVLEEKLTANSLTQETIEKMPEVFNSKAPTLPPYLTSSSASPTEMMNLPSDCSELFNRGERVSGVYAIKPSRAEPFIAYCDMNKGHGATVIQRRRDGSVNFDQTWEKYENGFGDFQGEFWLGLRKIHSLSAQGNSVLHIQLEDWKQDRRFIEYRFYLNGPESNYTIHLMRLSGDLPDPMQNHTGMMFSTKDRDSDNHQGSNCAHSYTGGWWFGACRDTNLNGRYFPMRPKGRSERRRGIQWRPGQKASYSIKLTQISVHPDASPSTPSPASASSETGDFQ; translated from the exons ATGAGAATTACACCGGCTCCCTTATTGTTCCTCCTGGCTGCTGCCTGCGCCCCTGCCCTCTGTGGCAAAGAGGAGCAGCCCGTCCTCCAGCCCGAGGCCCCGGTTGAAACCCGCTCCCGCTTTGCGGCTCTGGACGACGTGCGCCTCCTGGCGAAcggcctcctccagctgggtCAGAGCCTGCGGGAGTTTGTGCAGAAAACAAAGCGACAGATAAATGACATCCTCCAGAAGCTCAACATTTTTGACCACTCGTTTTACCAGCTGTCAGTGCTCGCCAGTGAAatcaaagaggaggaagaggagctgaaaAAGACCACCGTGGTGCTGAAGGCCAACAATGAAGAGATCAAGGGCCTGTCTGCTGAGATCAGCTCCAAAGTGGACAGCATGCTGCAGGAGAAGGGTCACCTGCAGAACAAGCTGGAAGGCCTGGAGAGGAAGCTGAGCAGTCTGTCGCACAACCTGATGACGAGCGAACAAGTGGCAGAGATCAATGGCCTGAGG GAGGTGATCCACACCCAGGAGCAgagcatcacagagctgctgaaggctGTGAGGGAGCAGAGCGACCAGCTCAACCACCAGAGGGTCAAGATCAAGGTTCTGGAGGAAAAG CTTACAGCCAACTCCCTGACCCAAGAGACCATTGAGAAGATGCCCGAAGTCTTCAACAGCAAAGCTCCAACACTCCCCCCGTACCTGACCTCGAGCTCTGCCAGCCCCACCGAGATGATGA ATCTGCCGTCAGACTGCAGCGAGCTGTTCAACAGAGGGGAACGAGTCAGCGGCGTCTATGCCATCAAACCCAGCAGAGCAGAGCCCTTCATCGCTTATTgtgacatgaacaaag GCCACGGAGCAACAGTCATCCAGCGAAGGAGGGATGGTTCAGTGAATTTTGATCAAACCTGGGAGAAGTATGAAAATGGGTTTGGAGATTTTCAAG GGGAGTTCTGGCTGGGTCTCAGGAAGATCCATTCTCTGTCTGCTCAGGGCAACTCCGTCCTTCACATCCAGCTggaagactggaagcaggacAGGCGCTTCATCGAATACAGATTTTACCTTAATGGTCCAGAGAGCAACTACACCATTCACCTCATGCGTCTGTCTGGAGATTTGCCGGACCCCATGCAGAACCACACAGGCATGATGTTCTCCACCaaggacagagacagtgacAACCACCAGGGCTCCAACTGTGCCCACAGCTACACAG GTGGATGGTGGTTCGGCGCCTGCAGAGACACCAACCTGAACGGGAGATATTTCCCAATGAGACCTAAGGGGCGCTCAGAGCGTAGAAGAGGAATTCAATGGAGGCCGGGCCAAAAGGCTTCATACTCCATCAAGCTCACCCAGATCTCTGTCCACCCTGATGCTTCCCCCAGCACCCCCTCCCCCGCTTCAGCGTCCTCTGAGACAGGTGACTTTCAGTGA
- the LOC121615391 gene encoding KN motif and ankyrin repeat domain-containing protein 4-like — translation MMEGQNGNILPRKTTENGVKGKPLYSVETPYGFRLDLDFLKYVDDIEKGNTIKRVPIQRRSKGPRASTLPRHLNPSVCGYRPSAWGSTGALGPRSRLSDVHHHGYTSWANDHRSPLSPTGLKSLTEMEARIKEFDEQPLGEHIRPHLLRASSLPLTVLLRQGSESTDDPGSLRSSRDHLGGRNISCEDVFYSTDSPRHQDCSGLLRRLTEALERVGELEMEMRVIPELRAQICILQEERERLRLGLNPHIPPPSMNGTADSYTSSNYGTAESKRPRHESHVMLPRNHGVSQEDSNPTHGWRTSTDLDELLTVTSLQAKVAVLEQKLHETGLELQRALGLLREQQDESRKKDGKIEHLIRNPGVWVRAERVVVEQDGDEAVVRSIEPCNKVSWAPDAFTTARTVATNGQRSRQQDPAVDPTERSPLVSVGGASDDDIDTTVVVHHIKNIKRLLDQQWECLCADSQPGEEGRPRRHPDAKVNSLQREMMGLVDVLTSYYTQHGHNDGETIQQGASKSIMRTDGCAWTSESPPSGGDNEGCQKSLFGQRCANRSEQKESGAGLREMAAAQVDADPEKRQIEGGRQTGPDRQMISGGTGSGRTDGGVASVEAEATEKTAKTKPQPPGEQMEGSSGSGTTTGGRETVSADFMAACQFLKDHMDNMDNPNDDMRKALVVLFQHWFSVAAEEASVASRLAVYLREVKKATPSLLAFLVNLADDNGNTVLHYSVSHCNYSIVSLLLDTGVSDVNLQNNAGYTAVMLASLTAPDGMEVVRKLMELGNIHIRSNQTGQTALHLAVRHGRVVMVRLLLSCGADANIQDNQGTTALMFASERGHTHIARLLLERSQCDLTLTDKRGRNALSIAMQGSHADTAALLQAHAKARAV, via the exons ATGATGGAAGGACAAAACG GAAATATCTTGCCTCGTAAAACAACAGAGAATGGAGTTAAAGGGAAGCCCCTGTACTCAGTGGAAACCCCCTATGGCTTTAGACTTGACCTGGACTTCCTAAAATATGTAGATGACATAGAGAAAGGAAACACAATCAAAAGAGTCCCCATCCAGCGCCGAAGCAAGGGCCCACGAGCCAGCACCCTTCCCCGGCACCTCAACCCGTCTGTGTGTGGCTACCGCCCGAGCGCCTGGGGGTCTACTGGAGCTCTTGGCCCAAGGTCCCGGCTGTCAGACGTCCATCACCATGGCTACACCTCCTGGGCAAATGATCACAGGTCACCACTTTCTCCCACAGGGCTCAAATCCCTGACTGAGATGGAGGCCAGAATCAAGGAGTTTGATGAGCAGCCTCTAGGCGAGCACATCAGACCTCATCTCCTCCGTGCCTCCAGTCTGCCACTCACGGTACTGCTGAGACAGGGATCAGAGTCCACCGACGACCCCGGCAGCCTCCGGAGTTCGAGGGATCACCTGGGAGGAAGAAACATCTCCTGCGAAGACGTCTTCTACTCCACAGACAGCCCCCGACACCAGGACTGCTCGGGGCTTCTGAGGCGTCTGACAGAGGCCCTGGAGCGTGTGGGGgagctggagatggagatgagggTGATTCCAGAGCTCAGGGCGCAGATCTGCAtcctgcaggaggaaagagaaaggcTCCGTCTGGGCCTGAATCCACATATCCCACCCCCCTCGATGAATGGAACCGCAGACTCTTACACCTCATCCAATTACGGCACAGCGGAGAGCAAAAGGCCTCGGCACGAAAGCCACGTCATGCTTCCTAGAAATCACGGCGTCAGTCAAGAGGACTCTAATCCAACACACGGGTGGAGGACGAGCACAGATCTGGATGAGCTGCTGACAGTGACGTCCCTGCAGGCCAAGGTGGCTGTACTGGAGCAGAAGCTCCACGAGACCGGCCTGGAGCTCCAGAGGGCCTTGGGGCTGCTCAGGGAGCAGCAAGACGAGAGCAGAAAGAAGGATGGCAAGATCGAGCACCTTATCAGAAATCCTGGCGTGTGGGTTCGTGCAGAGAGAGTGGTGGTGGAACAGGATGGTGACGAGGCAGTGGTGAGATCCATTGAGCCGTGCAATAAAGTGTCATGGGCTCCGGACGCATTCACCACTGCAAGGACTGTCGCCACAAACGGACAGAGAAGTCGACAACAAGACCCTGCGGTCGATCCTACTGAAAGGAGCCCACTGGTGTCTGTGGGAGGCGCTTCAGACGACGACATAGATACAACAGTGGTCGTCCACCACATCAAGAACATCAAGAGGCTCCTGGATCAGCAGTGGGAGTGCTTGTGTGCAGACAGTCAGCCAGGAGAGGAGGGCAGACCTCGAAGGCACCCAGACGCCAAAGTCAACTCTCTGCAGCGGGAGATGATGGGACTTGTTGACGTCCTCACCTCCTACTACACCCAGCATGGACACAACGATGGGGAGACAATTCAACAGGGAG CCTCTAAATCCATCATGAGGACAGATGGATGTGCCTGGACGTCAGAAAGCCCACCTTCTGGGGGTGATAATGAAGG atgccAGAAAAGTCTGTTTGGGCAGCGCTGTGCAAACCGGAGCGAGCAGAAGGAGAGCGGCGCCGGCCTGAGGGAGATGGCTGCTGCCCAGGTGGATGCAGACCCAGAGAAGAGACagatagagggagggaggcaaaCAGgcccagacagacagatgatatCAGGAGGAACAGGATCAGGGCGGACAGATGGAGGCGTAGCGTCTGTGGAGGCTGAGGCTACAGAGAAGACGGCCAAGACGAAACCGCAGCCCCCGGGAGAACAGATGGAgggcagctctggctcaggaacTACCACTGGGGGCAG GGAGACTGTGAGTGCAGATTTTATGGCTGCTTGTCAGTTCCTCAAAGATCACATGGACAACATGGACAACCCCAATGACGACATG AGGAAGGCCCTGGTCGTGTTGTTTCAGCACTGGTTCAGCGTGGCAGCGGAGGAGGCTTCAGTGGCCAGCAGGTTGGCTGTGTACCTGAGAGAAGTGAAGAAGGCCACGCCGTCACTGCTGGCCTTCTTGGTCAACCTGGCCGACGACAACGGCAACACAGTGCTGCACTACAGCGTGTCCCACTGCAACTACAGCATCGTCAgcctgctgctggacacag GTGTGAGTGATGTGAACCTTCAGAACAACGCCGGCTATACAGCGGTGATGCTGGCCTCGCTGACGGCCCCTGACGGCATGGAGGTGGTCCGCAAGCTAATGGAGCTGGGCAACATTCACATTCGCTCTAACCAG ACGGGCCAGACAGCTCTGCACTTGGCAGTGAGACACGGGCGAGTGGTGATGGTTCGCCTGCTGCTGAGCTGCGGAGCAGACGCTAACATCCAGGACAACCAGGGGACCACGGCCCTGATGTTCGCCTCCGAGAGGGGCCACACACACATCGcaaggctgctgctggagaggagcCAGTGTGACCTCACGCTGACTGACAAG CGTGGTCGAAACGCACTCTCCATCGCCATGCAGGGCTCCCACGCAGACACGGCCGCCCTCCTGCAGGCCCATGCTAAAGCTCGAGCTGTGTAG